A window from Streptomyces subrutilus encodes these proteins:
- a CDS encoding DUF1330 domain-containing protein: MPKGYWVSAYRTISDPEKLAAYSRLAGPAVQAGGGRFLARGGRVVAHDAGIAERTVLIEFDSFEQAVAAHGSAAYQEALAALSDGVERDFRIVEGID, encoded by the coding sequence GTGCCCAAGGGCTACTGGGTCAGCGCCTACCGCACCATTTCAGACCCTGAGAAGCTGGCTGCCTACAGCAGGCTGGCCGGTCCGGCCGTCCAGGCCGGGGGCGGACGGTTCCTCGCCCGTGGAGGTCGGGTCGTCGCACACGACGCCGGTATCGCCGAGCGCACCGTGCTGATCGAGTTCGACAGCTTCGAGCAGGCCGTCGCGGCGCACGGGAGTGCGGCCTACCAGGAGGCGTTGGCCGCCCTCTCCGACGGCGTCGAGCGCGACTTCCGCATCGTCGAAGGCATCGACTGA
- a CDS encoding glutamate--cysteine ligase has translation MGAELEFSLIEPDGRPAPVNAAVREASQDDRLTLEVARFNLEANLTPVSARGRPFTALAAQASQTLADIAAPASHPRAVVAIPIGTLPTLTPADLTARALTHLPRYQALERAWARRRPSPFVLPLGERDALRAESVAVQGAACSWQVHLTVAPDLFHRAFNAAQLATGPVLAAAGNSPLPLGRPGWQEARIPVYEHGFGDRVAPGSGIRRPRVGFGRGWMRGGPLTAFEEAVQRYDVLLPESSSGNHDAPGCWPALEELRLHLSTVWWWNRPVYDPLGHLRIEFRALPSGPTPLDMAANAAFLIGLTLFLTADGRDVAADLPFAYAKENFYRAAREGLGSSLWWPSPGAAPREHGAAALIEELLPRAREGLALLSVDAEEADALLDLMHHRVVTGRTGAWWQQRTREALRRPGPSDTRQSERRRDVAELAELTVHYARLAAGATPVHTWQLPALPPWSQR, from the coding sequence TTGGGAGCAGAACTCGAATTCTCCCTCATCGAGCCGGACGGCCGTCCGGCGCCAGTGAACGCGGCCGTCCGGGAAGCCTCCCAGGACGACCGGCTCACCTTGGAAGTGGCCCGTTTCAACCTGGAGGCGAACCTGACCCCGGTTTCCGCGCGCGGGCGCCCCTTCACTGCCCTTGCCGCGCAGGCGTCACAGACCCTGGCGGACATCGCTGCCCCGGCCTCGCACCCCCGCGCCGTCGTCGCGATCCCGATCGGAACCCTGCCTACGCTCACACCGGCCGATCTGACCGCGCGGGCTCTGACTCATCTCCCCCGCTACCAGGCGCTGGAGCGGGCGTGGGCGCGCCGGCGTCCTTCGCCCTTCGTCCTGCCGCTGGGCGAACGGGACGCGCTCAGGGCGGAGTCCGTGGCCGTCCAAGGTGCGGCGTGCTCCTGGCAGGTGCACCTGACGGTCGCCCCGGACCTCTTCCACCGCGCTTTCAACGCCGCTCAACTCGCCACCGGACCGGTTCTGGCAGCCGCGGGAAACTCCCCTCTCCCTCTCGGCCGCCCCGGATGGCAGGAGGCCCGCATCCCGGTGTACGAACACGGCTTCGGCGACCGCGTCGCGCCCGGCTCCGGCATCCGTCGCCCCCGGGTCGGATTCGGCCGCGGATGGATGCGGGGTGGTCCTCTCACGGCGTTCGAGGAGGCGGTACAGCGCTACGACGTCCTGCTGCCGGAGAGCTCTTCCGGCAACCACGACGCGCCCGGCTGCTGGCCCGCACTGGAGGAACTCCGACTGCACCTGAGCACGGTGTGGTGGTGGAACCGGCCGGTATACGACCCGCTCGGCCACCTGCGGATCGAGTTCAGGGCGCTTCCGTCCGGGCCGACCCCGCTGGACATGGCCGCGAACGCCGCCTTCCTGATAGGTCTCACCCTCTTCCTGACGGCCGACGGACGCGACGTGGCGGCGGACCTTCCCTTCGCCTACGCCAAGGAGAACTTCTACCGCGCCGCGCGTGAGGGCCTGGGCAGTTCCCTGTGGTGGCCCTCGCCTGGCGCCGCCCCACGGGAGCACGGGGCCGCCGCCCTCATCGAGGAGTTGCTGCCACGGGCCCGGGAGGGACTGGCCCTCCTCTCCGTGGACGCCGAGGAGGCCGACGCCCTGCTGGACCTGATGCACCATCGGGTCGTGACGGGCCGTACGGGGGCCTGGTGGCAACAGCGGACACGAGAAGCGCTGCGCCGGCCGGGACCATCGGACACCCGGCAGTCCGAACGCCGGCGGGACGTCGCCGAACTGGCAGAGCTTACGGTCCACTACGCGAGGCTCGCCGCAGGGGCCACTCCGGTGCACACCTGGCAACTGCCCGCCCTCCCACCCTGGAGCCAGCGATGA
- a CDS encoding flavin monoamine oxidase family protein, with protein MSPTTPPPATDLQVDFPFDYTAHVGGSRRMGRLPEAARGARVAVVGAGGSGLAAAYELLRAGCRPVLYEAERSPDGPGGRRLGGRMYSRRLREEDSAVVELGCMRFPDSASLLRQYARTFGVRLEPFRDNYAAPVTPLTVLDVDGAQYAAEKIEDLYHRHDGFREAHVRWQRALARVGLPQIRRDLAARDLTAVRRRWNQVLERFESWSFYRFLRESGGAGLSHDQARLLGTAGVGPAVWDSFFEISVIEILRLLLCTEGSDTLYAPDGISRLAEGFWTWPVNDPRGRPCSLEAVNEGVLRPAVRLLEVDPDAARGVVVHDEDGRDERFAAVVFTPQLRLLETGVEVRSTTPRVPVFGPRLWRAIRRLSYWQSAKTALVVERPFWETTTMDGVTLTDRLPRAAYTMDYGPARGPGGRRGVLDLSFSWAQDALKVSPSDLEERVALFVRDLADIHPAIAEELRAQVRLGEAVTVSWENEKNFRGLCRWSCPGDYPYQRDLFAHFLKDFTGAPAVEGEPPNALYLAGDDTSWSPGWLDHALASGLNAAWGVLRQLGAAPEPGNPGPGDVWSDPRYTPLPSS; from the coding sequence ATGAGCCCGACCACTCCCCCACCCGCCACCGACCTCCAGGTCGACTTCCCCTTCGACTACACCGCGCACGTCGGCGGCAGCCGACGCATGGGACGGCTCCCCGAGGCGGCCCGCGGGGCGCGCGTCGCCGTCGTCGGCGCCGGCGGCAGCGGGCTGGCCGCCGCCTACGAACTGCTGCGGGCCGGCTGCCGCCCTGTCCTGTACGAGGCCGAGCGGAGCCCTGACGGGCCGGGCGGCCGGCGTCTGGGTGGACGCATGTACAGCCGCCGCCTTCGAGAGGAGGACAGCGCCGTGGTCGAGCTGGGCTGCATGCGCTTCCCCGACTCCGCCTCGCTGCTGCGCCAGTACGCCCGGACGTTCGGCGTCCGACTGGAACCGTTCCGCGACAACTACGCCGCCCCCGTCACACCGCTGACCGTGCTGGACGTGGACGGCGCCCAGTACGCTGCCGAGAAGATCGAGGACCTGTACCACCGGCACGACGGCTTCCGCGAGGCGCACGTGCGCTGGCAGCGCGCCCTCGCCCGGGTCGGCCTCCCGCAGATCCGGCGGGACCTGGCCGCGCGTGACCTCACCGCGGTGCGACGGCGCTGGAACCAGGTGCTCGAACGATTCGAATCCTGGTCCTTCTACCGCTTCCTGCGCGAATCCGGGGGCGCGGGGTTGAGCCACGACCAGGCACGGCTCCTGGGCACCGCGGGGGTGGGGCCCGCCGTGTGGGACTCCTTCTTCGAGATCAGCGTGATCGAGATCCTGCGGCTGCTGCTGTGCACCGAGGGAAGCGACACGCTGTACGCGCCCGACGGCATCAGCCGGCTCGCCGAGGGCTTCTGGACCTGGCCCGTCAACGACCCCCGCGGACGGCCGTGCAGCCTGGAGGCGGTCAACGAGGGGGTCCTCCGGCCCGCCGTGCGTCTCCTGGAGGTCGATCCGGACGCGGCACGCGGTGTGGTGGTGCACGATGAGGACGGGAGGGACGAGCGGTTCGCGGCCGTGGTGTTCACCCCGCAACTGCGTCTCCTGGAGACCGGGGTCGAGGTGCGTTCCACCACTCCCCGCGTGCCCGTGTTCGGTCCCCGGTTGTGGAGGGCCATCCGACGCCTCTCCTACTGGCAGTCCGCCAAGACCGCCCTCGTGGTCGAACGACCGTTCTGGGAGACGACGACCATGGACGGAGTGACCCTCACCGACCGGCTGCCACGCGCCGCCTACACCATGGATTACGGGCCCGCGCGCGGCCCCGGGGGCCGCCGGGGTGTGCTCGACCTCAGCTTCAGCTGGGCCCAGGACGCCCTCAAGGTGTCCCCCTCCGACCTGGAGGAGAGGGTCGCCCTCTTCGTCCGCGACCTCGCGGACATCCACCCGGCGATAGCGGAGGAACTTCGCGCCCAGGTGCGCCTGGGCGAGGCGGTGACGGTCTCGTGGGAGAACGAGAAGAACTTCCGCGGCCTGTGCCGCTGGTCCTGCCCGGGCGACTACCCGTACCAGCGGGACCTTTTCGCCCACTTCCTCAAGGATTTCACCGGAGCCCCCGCCGTAGAGGGCGAACCACCGAACGCCCTCTACCTGGCCGGTGACGACACCTCCTGGTCACCCGGCTGGCTCGACCACGCCCTCGCCTCGGGCCTCAATGCAGCCTGGGGAGTTCTGCGACAACTCGGCGCCGCCCCCGAGCCCGGCAATCCCGGCCCCGGTGACGTCTGGAGCGACCCCCGCTACACGCCGCTCCCCAGCTCCTGA
- a CDS encoding metal-dependent hydrolase family protein: MPAPASREVLLRPDRVWDAVGDTPVEGLYVLVRDGRVAAVAHDLAPAPDADVLDMPGCTLLPGLIDCHVHLLDEEAETGPAAYQTLTAVPVLRTLLRNGFTSVRDLGSAHLPLNVSLRNAVEDGLIEGPRIFAAPNILSPRGGHADKRPHLAQRYGHQIGTLAEGVEELRRAVREQARAGADWIKFAGGGGFTSPVDSPTSTSYSRVEVHTIVATANDLGLPCAAHVFTDRAVLRAVTAGVRSVEHGCFATLPTYRAMEEAGTYLVPTQYVQTHFLDRLDDDAFWDGSAAFAREKYREHAEALREGLVRPARTDVKTAFGTDAGMFPHADNWREFPTLMDHGYSALRALRAATSVAAELLGRPDLGTIAPGATADLVALEGDPFQDIAAVARVRHVIQRGRLVPR; the protein is encoded by the coding sequence GTGCCCGCACCCGCCAGCCGAGAAGTCCTGCTGCGACCCGACCGCGTATGGGACGCGGTCGGGGACACCCCCGTCGAAGGCCTGTACGTCCTCGTGCGCGACGGCCGTGTCGCGGCCGTCGCGCACGACCTCGCCCCGGCTCCGGACGCGGACGTCCTCGACATGCCCGGCTGCACGTTGCTGCCCGGACTCATCGACTGCCACGTCCACCTGCTCGACGAGGAAGCGGAGACCGGACCCGCCGCGTACCAGACGCTCACCGCCGTGCCCGTCCTGCGCACGCTGCTGCGCAACGGATTCACCAGCGTCCGGGACCTCGGCAGTGCCCACCTGCCTCTCAACGTGTCGCTGCGCAACGCGGTCGAGGACGGCCTGATCGAAGGACCACGCATCTTCGCGGCCCCCAACATACTGTCCCCGCGCGGCGGCCATGCCGACAAGAGGCCCCATCTCGCCCAGCGGTACGGGCATCAGATCGGCACCCTGGCCGAAGGCGTCGAGGAGCTGCGCCGCGCGGTACGCGAACAGGCCCGCGCGGGAGCAGACTGGATCAAGTTCGCGGGCGGCGGCGGATTCACCTCACCGGTGGACAGCCCCACCAGCACCTCCTACTCGCGCGTCGAGGTGCACACCATCGTCGCCACCGCCAATGACCTCGGCCTGCCCTGTGCGGCCCACGTCTTCACCGACCGGGCCGTCCTGCGCGCCGTCACCGCCGGGGTGCGCAGCGTGGAACACGGCTGCTTCGCCACCCTGCCCACCTACCGGGCCATGGAAGAGGCGGGTACGTACCTGGTGCCCACCCAGTACGTCCAGACCCACTTCCTCGACCGCCTCGACGACGACGCCTTCTGGGACGGCTCCGCGGCCTTCGCCCGCGAGAAGTACCGCGAGCACGCCGAGGCGCTGCGCGAGGGACTCGTGCGGCCCGCCCGGACCGATGTGAAAACGGCGTTCGGAACCGACGCCGGGATGTTCCCCCATGCCGACAACTGGCGGGAGTTTCCCACCCTGATGGACCACGGCTACTCCGCCCTGCGGGCCCTGCGGGCAGCCACGAGCGTCGCGGCCGAACTCCTCGGCCGACCCGACCTGGGCACCATCGCCCCCGGAGCCACCGCCGACCTGGTCGCCCTCGAAGGCGACCCGTTCCAAGACATCGCCGCCGTCGCCCGGGTACGCCACGTCATCCAACGGGGCCGCCTGGTGCCCCGATGA
- a CDS encoding peptidase inhibitor family I36 protein — MLRLRSFGLASFAAAVALGIAPMASAAAAPPARAYSCAQGHFCIYSDWNGGGTRCQWSQQSKANTADDCSFIQRGQNVRSVRNNTGHRVQYYTQTNFHSRVGSTPSGGEGNLQGNYQIRSFKKQ, encoded by the coding sequence ATGCTTCGTCTTCGTTCCTTCGGTCTCGCGTCGTTCGCCGCGGCCGTCGCCCTCGGCATCGCCCCGATGGCCAGCGCCGCGGCCGCGCCGCCGGCGCGGGCCTATTCGTGTGCGCAGGGCCACTTCTGCATCTACAGCGACTGGAACGGCGGCGGGACCCGCTGTCAGTGGTCCCAGCAGAGCAAGGCCAATACCGCCGACGACTGCTCGTTCATCCAGCGGGGGCAGAACGTCCGCTCGGTGCGGAACAACACCGGCCACCGCGTGCAGTACTACACGCAGACCAACTTCCACTCCCGGGTCGGATCCACTCCGTCCGGCGGCGAGGGGAACCTCCAGGGCAACTACCAGATCCGTTCGTTCAAGAAGCAGTAG
- a CDS encoding choice-of-anchor C family protein has translation MTSTRTVLAAVAVAALFSAGSGTALAAPAAAAAVSRFDDGSFEYPAAPVNAYSTVSVGQPIGPWKVTSGAVDLIGAGFWQAAEGDQSVDLNAAQPGAVAQTFATTAGQQYTVTYSLSANPEGGPAVKTGRVLLDGQNIQDFSFDSTGKTRAAMGYVTRQVTFVAGASSTTLGFASTVAGAYGPVIDDVRVRTCCPCSCGT, from the coding sequence ATGACGTCCACCCGTACGGTCCTTGCCGCTGTCGCGGTCGCGGCCTTGTTCTCGGCCGGATCCGGCACGGCCCTCGCCGCACCCGCCGCGGCCGCGGCGGTGAGCCGCTTCGATGACGGCAGCTTCGAGTACCCCGCCGCGCCCGTGAACGCGTACAGCACCGTCTCGGTCGGGCAGCCCATCGGACCGTGGAAGGTCACCAGCGGGGCGGTGGACCTGATCGGCGCCGGGTTCTGGCAGGCGGCCGAGGGCGACCAGTCCGTGGACCTGAACGCCGCCCAGCCCGGCGCGGTGGCGCAGACCTTCGCCACGACGGCGGGCCAGCAGTACACGGTCACCTACTCTCTCAGCGCGAACCCGGAAGGCGGACCCGCCGTCAAGACCGGGCGGGTCCTGCTGGACGGCCAGAACATCCAGGACTTCTCCTTCGACTCCACCGGCAAGACGCGCGCCGCCATGGGTTATGTGACCCGGCAGGTCACCTTCGTCGCGGGTGCCTCGTCCACGACCCTGGGCTTCGCCAGCACCGTGGCCGGCGCCTACGGGCCGGTGATCGACGACGTCCGCGTCCGCACGTGCTGTCCGTGCTCCTGCGGCACATGA
- a CDS encoding trypsin-like serine peptidase yields the protein MTAIGRARSWAAAGVLLIGVAGCGLVPHASRPAGGGPTEAKITAHEAALTATEQQHVEQYWAGQGIAAMARTDRSGAFVQPEWDKGGAIARTVGRIYVTGAQDAACTATAVGTNTVVTAAHCVRTTLPDGSSRTATWDKNLYFVPGYRDGQSPHGGFTVRRVHMAEDWQADGSDVAMLEMNPAADGRSVSAVVGAQKIAFGAKPGGSTHQFGYPYTSRVLHCEGPGTQPGDAPRFLRIPCRMGVGSSGGPYIVDLDPAGIGTVVAVNVSSDAAYSYGTALGPVASRLFTQSEHP from the coding sequence ATGACGGCTATCGGACGAGCGCGCAGTTGGGCGGCAGCGGGAGTGCTGCTGATCGGGGTCGCTGGATGCGGGTTGGTCCCGCACGCGTCAAGGCCAGCCGGGGGCGGCCCGACGGAGGCGAAGATCACGGCCCATGAGGCGGCTCTCACCGCCACCGAGCAGCAGCACGTCGAGCAGTACTGGGCGGGCCAGGGGATCGCCGCGATGGCGAGGACCGACCGGTCCGGTGCTTTTGTGCAGCCGGAATGGGACAAGGGCGGCGCGATCGCCCGCACCGTCGGCCGCATCTACGTCACGGGCGCCCAGGACGCGGCCTGCACTGCGACGGCCGTGGGCACGAACACGGTCGTGACCGCGGCCCATTGCGTGCGCACGACCCTGCCCGACGGATCCTCGCGTACGGCGACATGGGACAAGAACCTGTACTTCGTTCCCGGCTACCGGGACGGACAGAGCCCTCACGGCGGGTTCACCGTGCGCAGGGTGCACATGGCCGAGGACTGGCAGGCCGATGGCAGCGATGTCGCGATGCTGGAGATGAACCCCGCTGCCGACGGACGGAGCGTCTCGGCGGTGGTCGGAGCCCAGAAGATCGCCTTCGGGGCCAAACCGGGAGGCTCGACCCACCAGTTCGGGTATCCCTACACGAGCCGCGTGCTCCACTGCGAAGGTCCCGGCACGCAGCCGGGGGACGCGCCGCGGTTCTTGCGGATTCCCTGCCGCATGGGCGTCGGATCCAGCGGGGGCCCCTACATCGTCGATCTCGATCCGGCGGGCATCGGGACCGTGGTCGCCGTGAACGTCAGCAGCGACGCCGCCTACAGCTACGGCACTGCGCTGGGGCCCGTCGCCAGCAGGCTCTTCACCCAGTCCGAACACCCCTGA
- a CDS encoding NIPSNAP family protein encodes MITIHLKYEIDADKLEDFAEYGRRWVGLVNRFGGTHHGYFLPSEGDSDIAYALFSFPSLAAYEQYRTDSMTDPECQDAFELARNTRCIKRYERRFLRPLDVVPQGPSPQ; translated from the coding sequence GTGATCACCATTCATCTGAAATACGAGATCGACGCCGACAAGCTGGAGGATTTTGCGGAGTACGGACGCCGCTGGGTCGGGCTCGTCAACCGCTTCGGCGGGACGCACCACGGCTACTTCCTGCCGAGTGAGGGCGACAGCGACATCGCATACGCCCTCTTCTCCTTTCCCAGCCTCGCCGCGTACGAGCAGTACCGCACGGACAGCATGACCGACCCAGAGTGCCAGGATGCCTTCGAACTGGCTCGCAACACCCGCTGCATCAAGCGGTATGAGCGCCGCTTCCTGCGGCCGCTCGACGTCGTGCCCCAGGGTCCGTCCCCACAATGA
- a CDS encoding DUF4240 domain-containing protein yields METDEFWHLIEAARSQAGERRTFDQALVELLAARSKKKILEYQEQFDELHHALYRWDVWAAAYLIGGGCSDDSFIDFRAGVIAQGRGWYERIALDPDELAEHPLVVTAADAHDDLFYESVNYSARYAFKQLTGGEEDFHQAWEHYRSTRAREQVDADMGEDFDFDDDEQMRHRLPRLAALCLQDRPA; encoded by the coding sequence ATGGAAACTGACGAATTCTGGCACCTGATCGAGGCCGCCCGCTCCCAGGCCGGGGAGCGCCGGACCTTCGACCAGGCGTTGGTGGAGCTTCTGGCCGCCCGCTCGAAGAAGAAGATCCTGGAATACCAGGAGCAATTCGATGAACTCCACCATGCCCTCTATCGCTGGGACGTGTGGGCGGCGGCGTATCTCATCGGCGGTGGCTGCTCGGACGACAGCTTCATCGACTTCCGAGCGGGCGTGATCGCCCAGGGGCGCGGCTGGTACGAGCGGATTGCCCTCGACCCCGATGAACTCGCGGAGCACCCCCTCGTCGTCACTGCCGCAGACGCACACGACGACCTGTTCTACGAGTCGGTCAACTACTCGGCTCGCTATGCGTTCAAGCAGCTCACCGGCGGCGAAGAAGACTTCCATCAAGCGTGGGAGCACTACCGGAGCACCCGAGCCCGTGAACAGGTGGACGCGGACATGGGCGAGGACTTCGACTTCGACGACGACGAACAGATGCGTCACCGCCTGCCGCGGCTCGCCGCCCTGTGCCTCCAGGACCGCCCAGCGTGA
- a CDS encoding EF-hand domain-containing protein — MASAVKNQKFAVLFTWFDQDQDGQLSEDDMRTTAKVFAQVARDEDHSNIGAIHSAFEQWWQLLLQHADTDGDGQISRTEFITTMEASVTSPEHFESAVMAIADAVMNAADTDTDGVLSRDEYIRMYETLGVAPEHSGPAFTRLDLDGNGVISHDEFRAAIVDFYLSNNPDAPGNYLLGPIGHPA; from the coding sequence ATGGCAAGCGCCGTGAAGAACCAGAAGTTCGCCGTCCTGTTCACCTGGTTCGACCAGGACCAGGACGGGCAGCTTTCCGAGGACGACATGCGGACCACGGCAAAGGTCTTCGCCCAGGTAGCGAGGGACGAGGACCACAGCAACATCGGCGCCATCCACAGCGCGTTCGAGCAGTGGTGGCAGCTCCTGCTCCAGCACGCCGACACCGACGGCGACGGACAGATCTCACGCACGGAGTTCATCACCACGATGGAAGCCAGCGTGACCTCCCCCGAGCACTTCGAGAGCGCGGTCATGGCGATCGCCGACGCCGTCATGAACGCCGCCGACACCGACACCGACGGCGTTCTGAGCCGCGATGAGTACATCCGGATGTACGAAACCCTGGGTGTCGCGCCCGAACACTCCGGGCCGGCGTTCACGAGGCTCGACCTCGACGGGAACGGCGTCATCAGCCACGACGAGTTCCGCGCCGCGATCGTCGACTTCTACCTCAGCAACAACCCCGACGCCCCCGGCAACTACCTCCTGGGCCCCATCGGCCACCCCGCCTGA
- a CDS encoding RidA family protein codes for MAITFANPGGLPEIDVYRQVSIASGSKLVFVAGQVAWDAEGVTIGEGDLAAQVEQCYLNVAAALAEAGGSFDDVAKLTFYVVAWTPDKMPALLEGISRAAAKLGVTPAPPATLIGVAALDVPDHLVEIEATAVLD; via the coding sequence ATGGCCATCACCTTTGCGAACCCCGGCGGATTGCCCGAGATCGACGTCTACCGGCAGGTGTCGATCGCCTCCGGGTCCAAGCTGGTCTTTGTCGCCGGGCAGGTCGCCTGGGACGCCGAGGGAGTCACGATCGGTGAGGGCGACCTCGCCGCCCAGGTCGAGCAGTGCTATCTCAACGTCGCCGCCGCCCTGGCCGAGGCGGGTGGCTCATTCGACGACGTGGCGAAGCTGACCTTCTACGTCGTCGCCTGGACCCCCGACAAGATGCCCGCCCTCCTGGAAGGCATCTCCCGGGCAGCCGCGAAGCTGGGCGTCACACCGGCCCCGCCGGCCACCCTGATAGGGGTTGCGGCACTGGACGTCCCCGACCACCTGGTCGAGATCGAAGCCACCGCGGTCCTCGACTGA
- a CDS encoding winged helix-turn-helix transcriptional regulator, giving the protein MVTKQLTGSPEDADLARADSLAREIFSDIANKWAFLIVEGLGDRTLRFSELRNETEGISHKMLTQNLRMLERNGLVERTVYPTVPPRVEYTLTEPGQALRATVDGMCGWTHQYFAHIEAARQRFDT; this is encoded by the coding sequence ATGGTGACCAAGCAGCTCACAGGCTCGCCCGAGGACGCGGACCTGGCACGGGCGGATTCCCTGGCGCGGGAGATCTTCTCCGACATCGCCAACAAATGGGCGTTCCTCATCGTCGAGGGCCTCGGTGACCGCACCCTGCGCTTCAGCGAGCTGCGGAACGAGACCGAGGGCATCAGCCACAAGATGCTCACCCAGAACCTGCGCATGCTGGAGCGCAACGGCCTGGTCGAGCGCACCGTGTACCCCACCGTCCCGCCGCGGGTCGAATACACCCTCACCGAGCCGGGTCAAGCCCTGCGCGCAACGGTCGACGGAATGTGCGGCTGGACCCACCAGTACTTCGCTCACATCGAGGCCGCGCGCCAACGCTTCGACACCTGA
- a CDS encoding ABC transporter ATP-binding protein, whose amino-acid sequence MTALLELAGVSHTYRTGNSKRVVLKDIDYAFEAGRMYAVIGPSGSGKTTLLSLASGLDSPTAGTVRFAGRDVRDLGLGAYRNRHAATVFQSLNLLTYLTAVQNITSAMEITKVEGVRHRQRAEELLDLLGIDRADRNRRTLQLSGGQQQRVAIARALACEVDVLFADEPTGALDHETAADIIEVFRSLAHDEGKCVVVVTHSRQVAAACDEVLRLKRGKLTAQ is encoded by the coding sequence GTGACCGCACTCCTCGAACTGGCCGGTGTCAGCCACACCTACCGCACCGGAAACAGCAAGCGCGTGGTGCTCAAGGACATCGACTACGCCTTCGAGGCGGGCCGCATGTACGCGGTGATCGGCCCCTCCGGCAGCGGAAAGACCACCCTGCTCTCCCTCGCCAGCGGCCTGGACTCCCCGACCGCCGGAACGGTCCGCTTCGCCGGCCGCGACGTGCGCGACCTCGGCCTGGGCGCCTACCGCAACCGGCACGCCGCGACCGTGTTCCAGTCCCTCAACCTGCTGACGTACCTGACGGCGGTGCAGAACATCACCTCCGCGATGGAGATCACCAAGGTCGAGGGGGTCCGCCACCGGCAGCGCGCCGAGGAGCTCCTCGACCTCCTCGGCATCGACCGCGCCGACCGGAACCGGCGCACCCTCCAACTGTCCGGAGGCCAGCAGCAGCGCGTGGCCATCGCCCGCGCCCTCGCCTGCGAGGTCGACGTCCTCTTCGCCGACGAACCCACCGGGGCCCTCGACCACGAGACCGCCGCCGACATCATCGAGGTGTTCCGCAGCCTCGCGCACGACGAGGGCAAGTGCGTCGTGGTCGTCACCCACTCCCGGCAGGTCGCCGCGGCCTGCGACGAGGTGCTGCGACTGAAGCGGGGCAAGCTGACCGCCCAGTAG